In Ailuropoda melanoleuca isolate Jingjing chromosome 4, ASM200744v2, whole genome shotgun sequence, the following proteins share a genomic window:
- the LOC117801842 gene encoding mucin-16-like has translation MTIPSLTLSPGEPATTASLVTQSSAKTSTSFPGSTAFPHFPGTIASPSIRPESETSAALPIQTVSLGPAEITSLTTPVTETSRADLGPTVSLGVPAETASLSTHPGTHISTTISTSTLSPILVATTGLLATSPASDASTGVPTLTAGVLGPVSTPATTGSGPIPAETTAASSTSAGSPFVPETSTGMSTLTSLSVTSETTAVPFLTPFTVNITITNLHYTEDMENSGSEIFSATERDLQHLLRTLFRNSSVGSLYAGCRLTLLRAEKDGTSTRMDAVCTYRPDPTGFRLDRERLYWELSQQTYGVTRLGHYTLDRDSLCVNGFNHQYWIPTTSTPLTSTASSGLPASLPPTSSSTAAGVGPTPVPFTLNFTITNLLCTPDMRRPGSLKFNSTERALSRLLGPLFKNTSIGPLYSGCRLTLLRTEKGGAATGVDVVCTYHPDPVGPRLNREELYQELSQLTHGVTWLGTYSLDRDSLYVNGYNHRYWTPTTSTPVTSTFSPESSTTLSPILSSTGVSLSLVPFTLNFTITSLHYTEDMGLPGSELFNAVERTLNRLLKPLFQNSSIGPLYYGCRLTLLR, from the exons ATGACTATTCCAAGTCTGACTCTTTCTCCTGGTGAACCAGCAACCACAGCCTCGTTGGTCACCCAGTCCAGCGCAAAGACAAGCACAAGTTTTCCTGGCTCCActgcttttcctcattttcccGGGACCATAGCCTCACCATCCATCCGGCCTGAGTCGGAGACTAGTGCAGCTCTTCCAATTCAGACTGTTTCCCTCGGTCCGGCCGAAATAACATCCCTCACCACACCTGTGACCGAGACCAGCAGAGCTGATCTAGGTCCAACTGTCTCACTTGGTGTCCCTGCAGAAACAGCCTCCCTCTCCACCCATCCTGGCACACACATCAGCACAACTATTTCCACGTCAACTCTTTCCCCCATTTTAGTGGCGACCACAGGCTTACTGGCCACCAGCCCTGCATCAGATGCCAGCACAGGTGTCCCAACGTTGACGGCTGGTGTTCTGGGGCCTGTCAGTACCCCTGCAACCACTG GCTCAGGCCCCATCCCGGCAGAGACCACAGCCGCCTCCAGTACATCAGCAGGAAGTCCCTTTGTCCCTGAGACCTCAACTGGGATGTCCACCTTGACCTCTCTGAGTGTGACTTCAGAAACAA CTGCAGTTCCTTTCTTGACGCCTTTTACTGtcaacatcaccatcaccaacCTGCATTACACAGAGGACATGGAAAACTCGGGCTCTGAGATATTCAGTGCCACTGAGAGAGACCTGCAGCACCTG CTCAGGACTCTGTTCAGAAACAGCAGTGTTGGTTCCCTCTATGCTGGCTGCAGGCTGACCTTGCTCAG ggctgaAAAGGACGGAACAAGCACCAGAATGGACGCAGTCTGCACCTACCGCCCAGATCCCACAGGCTTCAGGCTGGACAGAGAGCGGCTGTACTGGGAGCTAAGCCAGCAGACCTATGGTGTCACGCGGCTGGGCCATTACACCCTGGACAGGGACAGTCTCTGTGTCAACG GTTTTAACCATCAGTACTGGATCCCCACCACCAGCA CTCCCCTGACTTCCACAGCCTCTTCAGGACTCCCTGCatctctgcctcccacctccagctCTACAG ctgcAGGTGTGGGTCCCACCCCGGTGCCATTCACCCTCAACTTCACCATCACCAACCTGCTCTGCACCCCAGACATGAGGCGCCCGGGCTCCTTGAAGTTCAACTCCACTGAGAGGGCCCTGAGTCGCCTG CTTGGTCCCTTGTTCAAGAACACCAGTATTGGTCCTCTGTACTCTGGCTGCAGACTGACCTTGCTCAG GACTGAGAAGGGCGGAGCGGCAACTGGAGTGGACGTCGTCTGCACCTACCATCCTGACCCCGTAGGCCCCAGGctgaacagagaagaactatacCAGGAGCTGAGTCAGCTGACCCACGGTGTCACGTGGCTGGGCACCTACAGCCTGGACAGAGACAGTCTCTATGTCAATG GTTATAACCATCGGTACTGGACCCCTACCACCAGCA ctccAGTGACTTCTACGTTCTCTCCAGAATCTTCCACAACTCTGTCCCCCATCCTCAGCTCTACAG GTGTGAGCCTGTCTCTGGTGCCCTTCACTCTCAACTTCACCATCACCAGCCTGCACTACACAGAGGACATGGGGCTCCCAGGATCTGAGCTATTCAATGCGGTAGAGAGGACCTTGAATCGTCTG CTCAAACCCTTGTTCCAGAACAGCAGCATTGGGCCCCTCTATTATGGCTGCAGATTGACCTTGCTCAGGTGA